Proteins from a genomic interval of Sporolactobacillus sp. Y61:
- a CDS encoding TrkH family potassium uptake protein, which yields MLLWIKKILARLDLKPVTFNPPLLLSGLLALLILIGTVLLKLPVSTVRPISWLDALFLSTSASTVTGLTLFDVPATFSLFGQIILMVLIQVGGIGVMSFAVFFFILMGKKVSIRQRQLMQEALGSPSIGGVLRLVSWLFTFSFVIELVGAFFLVFRLVPDYGWGRGIYYSVFHSISGFNQAGFSLFPGSMAQYVGDPIVNLTLTMLITLGGIGFTVLADLLSTRRFRKLQLHSQVMLVGTVIINVGAVLAIFLIEAGNPRTLGALSGWDKAWAAFFQGIAPRTAGFSTFDPAGLSQAALLLTMLLMFIGAGSTSTSGGIKLTTFMIVVAEVVTFLRGRREVVLNKRTIKHQVIVRAVSIISISVAVVFLALFLLCLSEDLPFMMILFEVISAFGTAGLSIGATSELSVFGQIVIMCVMFFGKVGPLTLAFSVTRRSKVDIRYPDGEIYTG from the coding sequence ATGTTGTTGTGGATAAAAAAAATACTTGCCCGGCTGGACCTGAAGCCGGTGACGTTTAATCCGCCGTTGCTCCTGTCCGGGCTGCTGGCTCTTCTGATCCTGATCGGAACGGTGCTGCTGAAGCTACCTGTGTCGACTGTCCGGCCGATTTCATGGCTGGATGCACTCTTTTTGTCCACTTCCGCTTCGACAGTGACGGGTCTTACGCTATTTGACGTCCCTGCGACGTTCAGCCTGTTTGGTCAGATTATTCTGATGGTACTGATTCAGGTTGGCGGCATCGGCGTGATGTCGTTTGCGGTCTTCTTTTTTATCCTGATGGGTAAGAAAGTGTCCATCCGCCAGCGGCAGCTGATGCAGGAAGCGCTGGGTTCGCCGTCCATCGGCGGTGTGCTTCGTCTGGTCAGCTGGCTGTTCACGTTTTCTTTTGTGATTGAACTGGTCGGTGCCTTTTTTCTCGTCTTCCGGTTGGTACCGGATTATGGCTGGGGACGCGGAATTTATTACAGCGTTTTCCATTCGATCAGCGGGTTTAATCAGGCGGGTTTCTCCCTTTTCCCTGGAAGTATGGCGCAGTACGTCGGTGACCCGATTGTCAATCTCACCCTGACGATGCTGATTACGCTGGGCGGTATCGGTTTCACGGTGCTGGCTGATCTTTTGTCGACGCGCCGGTTTCGTAAACTGCAGCTGCATTCACAGGTGATGCTCGTCGGTACGGTGATCATTAATGTTGGCGCCGTTCTCGCAATCTTCCTGATTGAAGCGGGCAATCCCCGGACTCTTGGCGCTTTGAGCGGATGGGATAAGGCATGGGCGGCCTTCTTCCAGGGTATTGCGCCGCGGACGGCCGGATTCAGTACGTTTGATCCGGCCGGACTGAGCCAGGCGGCACTCCTGCTGACGATGCTGTTGATGTTTATCGGCGCCGGCAGCACGTCAACGAGCGGTGGCATAAAGCTGACGACGTTCATGATTGTGGTGGCAGAAGTCGTTACGTTCCTGCGCGGGCGACGTGAAGTGGTGTTAAACAAACGTACAATTAAACATCAGGTGATTGTCCGTGCGGTGTCGATTATATCGATTTCCGTCGCTGTGGTGTTCCTGGCTCTGTTCTTACTGTGCCTGTCGGAGGATCTGCCATTTATGATGATTCTGTTTGAGGTGATCTCGGCATTCGGTACCGCCGGACTGTCCATCGGAGCGACTTCTGAGCTGTCCGTGTTCGGGCAAATTGTGATCATGTGCGTGATGTTCTTCGGCAAGGTTGGGCCACTGACCCTCGCCTTTTCCGTCACCCGCCGCTCAAAAGTGGATATCCGCTATCCGGATGGCGAGATCTATACCGGATGA
- a CDS encoding sugar transferase, with product MAPESYSQALVNDSHFYLFFKRVMDIFGALIGLILLSPVFLIVALAIKLEDPKGRIIFKQIRVGKNGKTFYIYKFRSMVTNAEQLLVKLLEKNDTNGAMFKMKNDPRVTRIGRFIRRTSIDELPQLVNVLRGDMSLVGPRPPLPREVIDYSEYDKQRLIVRPGCTGLWQVSGRSDLGFKDMVQLDLTYIQNRSIWTDIKIIFKTLGVMVESKHAY from the coding sequence ATGGCACCTGAATCGTACAGCCAAGCCTTGGTTAATGATAGCCACTTTTATTTGTTCTTTAAAAGGGTCATGGACATCTTTGGCGCATTGATAGGGCTCATTTTACTCTCACCTGTATTTTTGATCGTTGCCCTTGCGATCAAGCTTGAAGATCCAAAGGGAAGGATTATTTTTAAACAAATACGTGTTGGAAAAAACGGAAAAACCTTTTATATATATAAATTCCGCTCAATGGTCACAAATGCTGAACAATTATTGGTGAAATTACTTGAAAAAAATGATACAAACGGTGCCATGTTTAAGATGAAAAATGATCCGCGAGTCACTCGAATCGGTCGCTTTATCCGCAGGACAAGCATTGATGAGTTACCACAGCTTGTCAATGTTTTAAGAGGAGATATGAGCCTGGTTGGACCAAGACCTCCTCTTCCAAGAGAAGTTATTGATTATTCTGAGTACGATAAGCAAAGGCTTATCGTGAGACCAGGCTGTACAGGATTGTGGCAGGTCAGCGGAAGAAGTGATCTGGGTTTTAAAGACATGGTTCAGTTAGACTTAACCTACATTCAAAATAGATCAATATGGACCGATATTAAAATTATATTTAAAACTCTGGGTGTCATGGTTGAGTCGAAACATGCATATTAA
- a CDS encoding glycine betaine ABC transporter substrate-binding protein, with protein MKKVILAGIILVLALSLAACGSGSGSGSSNKVETVTIGSKNFTESLILGEMYADALENAGYKVNRKLNLGGTLVAHQSLVDGQIDMYPEYTGTGLLNILKRDKATDADEVYDTVSRAYKDKWNLVWLEPTQANDSQGLAVTKTVSDKYNIHTYSDLAKAAPNIRFAATPEFNERPDGLKGLQEAYGGFKFKSNKLFDYGIKYNVLLQGKEDATVAFTTDGQLTDKNLVLLEDDKHFYPPYYVCPVIRNSVIKKDPKVADIINKVSAELDSKVMQELNAKVDIDKQKYQQVAKDFLVEHDLIKG; from the coding sequence ATGAAAAAAGTGATATTGGCAGGGATCATCCTGGTTCTCGCCCTGTCCCTGGCCGCGTGCGGATCCGGATCGGGCAGCGGGTCTTCAAATAAAGTAGAAACGGTGACGATCGGTTCCAAGAACTTTACAGAAAGCCTGATTCTCGGTGAGATGTACGCGGACGCTCTGGAAAACGCCGGTTATAAAGTCAACCGGAAACTGAATCTGGGCGGCACGCTGGTTGCTCATCAGTCGCTGGTCGACGGACAGATTGATATGTATCCGGAATATACAGGAACCGGACTGCTCAACATCCTGAAAAGGGACAAAGCAACCGATGCAGATGAAGTGTATGACACTGTATCCAGAGCCTACAAGGATAAATGGAACCTGGTCTGGCTTGAACCGACTCAGGCTAACGATTCACAGGGACTGGCTGTGACGAAAACCGTATCGGATAAATATAACATTCATACCTATTCCGATCTTGCCAAAGCCGCACCGAATATCCGGTTTGCCGCTACCCCTGAATTCAATGAACGTCCGGACGGGCTGAAAGGTTTGCAGGAGGCTTACGGCGGCTTTAAATTCAAATCGAACAAGCTCTTCGACTACGGTATTAAATATAATGTTCTGCTGCAGGGCAAGGAGGACGCTACAGTGGCCTTCACAACGGATGGTCAGCTGACGGACAAAAATCTGGTTCTGCTGGAAGACGATAAGCACTTCTATCCTCCGTATTACGTGTGCCCGGTGATCCGTAACAGTGTGATTAAGAAAGATCCGAAAGTAGCGGATATCATCAATAAAGTCTCTGCAGAACTCGACAGCAAAGTGATGCAGGAACTCAACGCTAAAGTAGACATTGATAAGCAGAAGTATCAGCAGGTTGCAAAAGATTTTCTGGTTGAGCATGACCTGATTAAGGGTTAA
- a CDS encoding TrkA family potassium uptake protein, with translation MNKQFAVIGLGQLGASICTELSNMGCEVLAVDTDLDKVNDFSNIVTQAVQADSTDEKVLQALGIRNFDHVIVAIGRNIQASILTTLLLKEAGVKEIWAKAQNDYHEKILKKLGADKIIRPEVEIGFRIAHLATANKILDYIELSKDYSIIEIEVTDQLIGKSIMEIDVRANYGCNVIAIRRNQQVIVRNIGELKLERGDVLLIIGKSEDLERFEQEGL, from the coding sequence ATGAATAAACAGTTCGCGGTGATTGGACTCGGCCAGCTCGGGGCAAGCATTTGCACAGAGCTGAGCAATATGGGCTGCGAGGTTCTTGCTGTCGATACTGATCTGGATAAGGTCAATGATTTTTCAAATATTGTGACGCAGGCGGTGCAAGCGGATTCAACAGATGAGAAGGTCCTGCAGGCACTCGGGATCCGCAATTTCGATCACGTGATTGTGGCGATCGGCAGAAATATTCAGGCGAGTATTCTGACGACGCTGCTCCTGAAAGAGGCAGGCGTGAAGGAGATCTGGGCCAAAGCGCAAAATGATTATCACGAGAAGATTCTGAAGAAGCTCGGGGCAGACAAGATTATCCGGCCGGAAGTCGAGATCGGATTCCGTATTGCGCATCTGGCAACGGCGAACAAGATTCTCGATTATATCGAGCTGTCAAAGGATTACAGCATTATTGAAATTGAAGTGACGGACCAGCTGATTGGGAAGTCGATTATGGAGATTGACGTGCGGGCCAACTACGGCTGCAACGTGATTGCCATCCGGCGCAACCAGCAGGTGATCGTGCGGAATATCGGCGAACTGAAGCTTGAGCGCGGCGATGTGCTGCTGATTATCGGAAAAAGCGAGGATCTGGAGCGGTTCGAGCAGGAAGGCCTCTGA
- a CDS encoding ABC transporter permease: MLDYIRWSSQEIITLFIQHMQISGLSLLIAVLIALPLGFLLSKSKLAATIILPVLSVMYTIPSLALFALLIPLVGLGMKSAVIALVGYSLLILARNVMVGFHSVDPATVEAGKGMGLNVWQMFFNIELPLALPVILGGIRIAAVSIIGIATIASWINAGGLGVMLFQGLSQNNVPEIIWGTIFVALLAIIVNVVLSRLEKAALARSKGERIIERKKRRKIF, translated from the coding sequence ATGCTGGATTATATCAGATGGAGCAGTCAGGAAATCATAACCCTGTTTATACAGCATATGCAAATCTCGGGCCTGTCCCTGCTGATTGCTGTACTGATCGCCCTGCCGCTGGGATTCCTCCTGTCGAAAAGTAAGCTCGCTGCCACGATCATTCTGCCGGTTCTCAGCGTGATGTATACCATTCCCAGTCTGGCTCTGTTTGCTCTATTAATTCCGCTTGTGGGTCTGGGCATGAAATCGGCGGTGATTGCCCTGGTGGGTTACAGTCTGCTTATTCTGGCCCGGAATGTCATGGTCGGCTTTCATTCGGTGGATCCGGCGACGGTTGAAGCCGGAAAGGGCATGGGTCTGAACGTCTGGCAAATGTTTTTTAACATTGAGCTTCCGCTCGCCCTGCCGGTGATACTGGGCGGGATACGCATCGCAGCCGTATCCATTATCGGAATCGCAACGATTGCTTCGTGGATTAATGCCGGCGGGTTAGGCGTCATGCTGTTTCAGGGGCTGAGCCAGAATAACGTTCCGGAAATCATCTGGGGAACGATCTTCGTCGCTTTACTGGCGATCATCGTGAACGTTGTCCTTTCCCGGCTTGAAAAAGCGGCCCTGGCCAGATCAAAAGGCGAACGGATAATCGAGCGAAAAAAGCGCAGGAAAATCTTTTGA
- a CDS encoding WecB/TagA/CpsF family glycosyltransferase, with protein MKNINIFSIRIDNVTLDKAATSVIEMADDKVTFDFVVTPNVDHVVKLQADVEFKKIYDKASLVLADGQPLIWASRILRKPLVEKVSGSDLFPKICEKSVQHRLKIFLVGGNDGVALQASKRLIKKYPGLNIVGTYSPPRGFEKDNNENDKIIRLIHKASPDILFVGLGAPKQEKWIYDNLYRLRVPVSLGVGASFDFEAGNIKRAPKVLQKIGMEWFWRFCHEPTRLFRRYFIDDIKFIRLFFKEFKGRKYSHSEKI; from the coding sequence GTGAAGAATATCAATATTTTTTCAATAAGGATAGATAATGTTACCTTAGATAAAGCAGCTACCAGTGTTATAGAAATGGCAGATGATAAAGTTACATTTGATTTTGTTGTAACACCTAATGTAGATCATGTTGTGAAATTGCAGGCAGATGTTGAGTTCAAAAAAATATACGATAAGGCGTCCTTGGTTCTTGCTGATGGTCAGCCGCTAATATGGGCTTCTAGAATACTGAGGAAACCATTAGTTGAGAAAGTTTCAGGATCTGATTTATTTCCAAAGATTTGTGAAAAATCTGTTCAACATCGTTTAAAGATCTTTCTTGTTGGAGGAAATGATGGGGTTGCGCTACAAGCATCTAAGAGGCTTATAAAGAAATATCCAGGATTAAATATCGTGGGGACGTATTCCCCGCCACGTGGTTTTGAAAAAGATAACAACGAAAATGATAAAATCATCCGACTAATTCATAAAGCATCACCTGACATATTATTTGTCGGACTGGGAGCTCCAAAGCAGGAAAAATGGATTTATGATAATCTCTATCGTTTGCGTGTACCTGTATCATTAGGAGTTGGTGCGTCATTTGATTTTGAGGCTGGAAATATTAAAAGAGCCCCAAAAGTTTTACAAAAAATAGGGATGGAGTGGTTCTGGAGATTCTGTCATGAACCAACAAGATTATTTAGGAGATACTTTATTGATGATATAAAATTTATTAGACTCTTCTTTAAGGAGTTTAAGGGACGAAAGTATAGTCATTCGGAAAAAATATAG
- a CDS encoding ABC transporter ATP-binding protein, whose amino-acid sequence MPEHDAIVLDGISKTFRRAKAPSVYETHLKVESGKFVTILGTSGCGKTTLLKMVNRLYEPSSGRILINNEDVTDIPPTVLRRRIGYVIQQIGLFQHMTIEQNVATVPKILGWDKARISSRIDELLNLVRLDPALYRKRYPRQLSGGQQQRVGIARAMAADPSIMLMDEPFGAIDAINRTMLQDEILKIQKQLHKTILFVTHDIMEALKLGDKVIIMNDGTIQQYDEPLKILRHPANDFVRHLVNSDDILKSLSFIKAKDVMNPEEAGADPGDDPVLHEDDSLKEVLIALLREKSDEVRIIGQANKVTGKITFQDLKKI is encoded by the coding sequence GTGCCTGAGCATGACGCAATTGTTCTGGATGGCATCAGTAAGACATTCAGACGGGCTAAAGCCCCCTCAGTGTATGAAACCCACCTGAAGGTGGAAAGCGGAAAGTTTGTCACTATTCTTGGAACATCAGGGTGCGGAAAAACCACCTTGCTGAAAATGGTTAATCGATTGTATGAGCCGTCATCAGGCAGAATTCTGATCAATAACGAAGATGTCACGGACATCCCGCCGACGGTATTAAGACGCAGGATCGGTTACGTCATTCAGCAGATCGGGCTTTTCCAGCATATGACGATTGAACAGAATGTTGCGACCGTGCCGAAAATCCTTGGCTGGGACAAAGCACGGATCAGCAGCAGGATTGATGAATTGCTGAATCTGGTCAGGCTCGATCCGGCCTTATACAGGAAAAGATATCCGCGCCAGCTTTCAGGCGGGCAGCAGCAACGAGTCGGAATCGCAAGAGCGATGGCGGCGGATCCCTCAATCATGCTGATGGATGAACCGTTCGGGGCGATCGATGCCATTAACCGCACGATGCTGCAGGATGAAATTCTGAAAATACAGAAACAGCTTCATAAGACCATCCTGTTTGTCACCCACGACATCATGGAAGCTCTGAAGCTGGGTGACAAAGTCATTATTATGAACGACGGCACGATCCAGCAATACGATGAACCCCTGAAAATCCTGCGTCATCCGGCTAATGATTTTGTCCGCCATCTGGTGAATTCGGACGACATTTTGAAGAGTCTGAGCTTCATCAAAGCGAAGGATGTTATGAATCCGGAAGAGGCGGGCGCAGATCCGGGTGACGATCCTGTACTTCATGAAGACGACAGTCTGAAGGAGGTGCTGATCGCGCTTCTCAGGGAAAAGTCAGACGAGGTACGGATTATCGGTCAGGCGAATAAAGTCACTGGAAAGATCACTTTCCAGGATCTCAAGAAAATATAA
- the galU gene encoding UTP--glucose-1-phosphate uridylyltransferase GalU — translation MKKVRKAVIPAAGLGTRFLPATKALPKEMLPIVNKPTIQYIVEEAVDAGIEDIIIVTGKGKRAIEDHFDIAYELEQNLIHKKKFDLLEKVREPSKIDIHYIRQKSPKGLGHAVWCARKFIGDEPFAVLLGDDIVQAKEPCIKQLIDQYDKTGCSVLGVKEVPMKETKRYGIIDPKANDGRLYNVSKFVEKPESNPPSNLAIIGRYVLTPEIFGFLDKKEIGAGGEIQLTDAIQKLNELQGVFAYQFEGKRFDVGETLGFVLTNIEMALQNKDLQKGVLKGIERILHENKLPLE, via the coding sequence ATGAAAAAGGTCAGAAAAGCTGTAATTCCTGCTGCCGGACTCGGAACGCGATTCCTGCCGGCAACCAAGGCGCTTCCTAAAGAAATGCTTCCGATTGTGAACAAACCAACGATTCAATATATCGTCGAAGAAGCAGTCGATGCCGGGATTGAAGATATTATTATCGTAACCGGAAAAGGGAAACGTGCTATTGAAGACCACTTTGATATTGCATACGAACTGGAACAGAATTTGATTCATAAAAAGAAATTTGATTTGCTCGAAAAAGTACGTGAGCCATCCAAGATCGATATCCACTATATCAGACAAAAGTCGCCAAAAGGTTTGGGTCACGCGGTTTGGTGCGCCCGCAAGTTCATTGGCGACGAGCCTTTTGCCGTCCTGCTGGGCGACGATATCGTTCAGGCGAAAGAGCCGTGCATCAAACAGCTGATTGATCAATACGACAAAACCGGCTGCTCCGTGCTTGGTGTCAAGGAAGTGCCGATGAAAGAAACGAAACGTTATGGCATCATTGACCCGAAAGCAAATGACGGTCGACTCTATAACGTCAGCAAATTTGTTGAAAAACCGGAATCCAACCCACCTTCGAACCTGGCGATTATTGGCCGGTATGTCCTGACCCCGGAAATCTTTGGCTTCCTGGATAAGAAGGAAATCGGTGCCGGTGGCGAGATCCAGCTGACCGATGCCATCCAGAAACTGAACGAACTTCAGGGCGTTTTTGCTTATCAGTTTGAGGGCAAACGGTTCGATGTCGGCGAAACTCTTGGCTTTGTCCTGACCAACATTGAAATGGCCCTGCAGAATAAGGATCTGCAGAAAGGCGTGCTTAAGGGCATCGAACGGATTTTGCACGAGAATAAATTACCGCTTGAATGA
- a CDS encoding O-antigen ligase family protein: protein MKKRLLALIIIFYPILDIIYSINTNVLKINLPVNQFLRLLILVYLITFIKKKKQLILLSILLFFLVCGEVFYKIMDISQNNIFDNLSYILKLLFFVIVIFSFENILRRKILAAEDIFKYIIWSTYIITISILISPLGIGFHTYSSTVPRFGYKGLFVVHNAVTATLLIINPLCLYMWYKFKKKIYIINYILIILSLIMLGTKSGLVGTFFVLAIEVICYMTVTKWTKWKTLVSSCIIVFGTTMLFFFKNPILHFIDMQRNLLQTLGGNNLYSYLVSNRNLQIYYVENYLNKLSYPNILFWLFGLGFSTVNSVIHLGKSDFMIMEMDFYGILFYSGIFVTVFITSIILIRVYASIRLMTKNWFDPKYLNLLLSIFMGITHSFFGGHVIYEAMSALYFGAVLAVSKVEYEVVAEENKIYS from the coding sequence ATGAAAAAAAGACTACTGGCATTAATTATTATTTTTTATCCAATTTTAGATATTATTTATAGTATTAATACAAATGTATTAAAAATTAATCTTCCTGTTAATCAGTTCTTAAGATTATTGATACTGGTTTATTTAATCACTTTTATTAAAAAGAAGAAACAACTTATTTTATTGTCAATATTGTTATTCTTTCTAGTTTGTGGGGAAGTTTTTTACAAAATAATGGATATATCACAAAATAATATATTTGATAATTTGTCTTATATTCTCAAACTTCTTTTTTTCGTTATAGTTATTTTTTCTTTTGAAAATATATTGCGAAGAAAAATTCTTGCTGCTGAAGATATTTTTAAATATATAATTTGGTCAACTTACATTATTACGATTAGTATATTAATCAGTCCACTCGGTATTGGATTTCATACATATTCCAGTACTGTACCACGTTTTGGATATAAGGGATTATTTGTCGTCCATAATGCTGTTACTGCTACTCTACTCATTATTAATCCATTATGCCTTTATATGTGGTATAAATTCAAAAAAAAGATATACATAATAAATTATATATTAATCATTTTATCATTAATAATGTTAGGTACTAAATCAGGGCTTGTGGGAACTTTCTTCGTTCTTGCAATTGAAGTTATTTGTTATATGACGGTGACTAAATGGACAAAATGGAAAACACTTGTTTCAAGTTGCATAATTGTTTTTGGAACAACTATGTTATTCTTTTTTAAAAATCCTATATTACATTTTATTGATATGCAGCGGAATCTATTACAGACACTTGGAGGAAATAACTTATATAGTTACCTTGTATCGAATAGAAATTTACAAATATATTACGTGGAAAACTATTTGAATAAATTATCTTACCCTAATATACTATTCTGGTTATTTGGTTTAGGATTTTCTACAGTAAATTCTGTCATTCATCTTGGAAAAAGTGATTTTATGATAATGGAAATGGACTTCTATGGTATTTTGTTTTATTCAGGTATATTTGTCACAGTTTTTATTACATCAATCATACTTATAAGAGTATATGCTTCAATAAGATTAATGACTAAAAATTGGTTTGATCCAAAATATTTGAACTTATTATTGAGTATATTCATGGGAATTACTCATTCATTTTTTGGAGGGCACGTTATCTATGAGGCAATGTCAGCTCTTTATTTTGGGGCAGTATTGGCAGTTTCCAAAGTAGAATATGAAGTAGTGGCTGAGGAGAATAAAATTTATTCTTGA
- a CDS encoding glycosyltransferase: MNILFLNNLLPYPLDNGGKINTYNTIKALSKNNNVDLLSFINDESERVNIKRLNTLCDRIQVVKKTVIRGTSTSTFVKDYIMSFFTPLPYVINKFYSKEMEKLIIQYQGERNYDLIYVNHLSMMVYNKSFYAKVLLHEQNVESKIFGRFIRETKNPVKKILGYNEYLKLKKFEIKMLNKSDCVIALSSIDKNEFQQMLNDKADKIHVIAIHIDADLLAFDHHSDQKINLLFMGTMSWYPNQDGIIWFLKNCFPQLDPQKFNLFVCGSNPPEEVLEYETEKNITVTGYVDDIDDYMKYCDIGIVPLFIGSGQRVKIIESFAKGLPVVSTSIGAEGIISEQNNILIADSSEKFIQCIKMLAADSAFREKIKINARKIYVKNYSTNSLIGKLDKIISEI, from the coding sequence TTGAATATTTTATTTTTAAACAATTTATTGCCATATCCTCTTGATAATGGTGGAAAAATTAACACGTACAATACTATCAAGGCACTGTCTAAAAACAACAACGTTGATTTACTATCGTTCATTAATGATGAATCGGAGCGAGTAAATATCAAAAGACTCAACACACTGTGTGATAGAATTCAAGTTGTTAAAAAGACGGTAATCAGAGGCACTTCAACATCAACATTTGTAAAAGATTATATCATGAGTTTTTTTACACCTCTTCCCTATGTAATTAATAAATTTTACAGTAAAGAAATGGAGAAACTGATTATTCAGTACCAGGGGGAAAGAAATTATGATTTGATTTATGTTAATCATCTATCTATGATGGTTTACAATAAATCATTTTATGCAAAAGTTTTATTACACGAACAAAATGTTGAATCTAAGATATTTGGTCGTTTTATTAGAGAAACAAAAAATCCTGTAAAAAAGATTTTAGGTTACAATGAATATTTAAAATTAAAAAAGTTTGAAATTAAAATGCTCAATAAGTCAGACTGTGTCATAGCATTGAGTTCGATCGATAAAAACGAGTTTCAGCAAATGCTGAATGATAAAGCTGATAAAATTCATGTGATTGCTATTCATATTGATGCTGATTTATTAGCATTTGATCACCATTCTGACCAAAAGATCAATCTCCTGTTTATGGGTACAATGTCTTGGTATCCAAATCAGGACGGCATCATTTGGTTTTTGAAAAATTGTTTTCCCCAATTGGATCCTCAAAAATTTAACCTTTTTGTATGTGGTTCAAATCCTCCGGAAGAAGTATTAGAGTACGAAACAGAAAAAAACATCACCGTTACGGGATATGTTGATGATATAGATGATTATATGAAATATTGTGATATTGGCATTGTTCCACTATTTATCGGGAGTGGGCAAAGAGTAAAAATTATAGAATCATTTGCTAAAGGACTTCCAGTTGTTTCAACTTCTATTGGAGCAGAGGGAATTATTTCTGAACAAAACAACATACTGATTGCTGATAGTAGCGAGAAGTTTATTCAATGTATAAAAATGCTGGCAGCAGATTCTGCTTTTAGAGAAAAAATAAAAATAAATGCGAGAAAAATTTACGTAAAAAATTACTCTACGAATAGTCTTATCGGGAAACTGGATAAGATAATTTCAGAAATATGA